Proteins from a single region of Octopus bimaculoides isolate UCB-OBI-ISO-001 chromosome 11, ASM119413v2, whole genome shotgun sequence:
- the LOC106882541 gene encoding required for meiotic nuclear division protein 1 homolog translates to MNNFTRGPLQLIRRSRSFLAPGKKALHHSVRGPTDFTSKVIQPVNFVKEHLFKFGWINKNFRSAFHHRTNVWAAAARTKPVSPLTSKMTPRKKNVEVVDVDKLDVVAYAISEDIRLEELSKAFVKQALYEVVALPTDVTDGLHLKAVYKIDNKEREIFLFREGAIVFWNMSVTERNEVLHSIEKYSASPYASSLYLTENECLKYDYSADRKTCLEKDVIHINVADQFDSLVKYAFSNALSLSVKLAIWEESLVRFVDTIEPVIEDVRLGKRIRVSRDQILRMTGELFTLRHLINLSSDLLDTPDFYWDRENLEPLYQKMANYLSINRRTKVINEKLKHCCELTELLSSHLNDKHHTRLEWMIIILILVEVIFECIHYVEKYYSL, encoded by the coding sequence ATGAATAATTTCACCAGGGGACCTTTACAGTTAATAAGGAGGAGTCGATCGTTTCTAGCCCCCGGTAAGAAGGCACTGCACCATTCCGTCCGTGGCCCAACAGACTTTACAAGCAAAGTTATTCAACCTGTGAACTTTGTCAaagaacatttatttaaatttggtTGGATTAACAAGAATTTTAGATCAGCTTTTCACCACCGAACGAATGTATGGGCGGCGGCGGCGAGGACCAAACCCGTGTCCCCACTCACAAGTAAAATGACTCCACGAAAGAAAAACGTCGAAGTTGTTGACGTCGATAAACTGGATGTTGTGGCTTATGCGATATCAGAGGATATCAGACTGGAGGAATTGTCGAAGGCATTCGTGAAACAAGCTCTGTATGAAGTGGTGGCTTTACCAACAGATGTGACCGATGGCCTTCATTTGAAAGCTGTTTACAAGATTGACAACAAAGAACGTGAGATCTTCCTCTTCCGTGAAGGTGCCATTGTCTTTTGGAATATGTCTGTGACCGAAAGGAATGAAGTTCTACATTCCATCGAGAAATACTCGGCTTCTCCTTACGCTTCGTCTTTGTATTTGACCGAGAACGAATGCCTGAAATATGATTACAGTGCCGACCGTAAGACTTGTCTTGAGAAAGATGTGATTCATATCAACGTCGCCGATCAGTTCGATTCCCTCGTGAAATATGCTTTTTCGAATGCCCTCTCGCTGTCCGTCAAGTTAGCCATTTGGGAAGAGTCTTTGGTTCGATTCGTCGATACTATCGAGCCAGTCATCGAAGATGTTCGCCTGGGTAAACGAATCCGTGTGTCCCGGGACCAGATTCTCCGAATGACCGGGGAACTGTTCACATTAAGACATTTAATTAATTTGAGTTCAGACTTGTTGGACACCCCCGACTTTTATTGGGACCGCGAGAATCTGGAGCCCCTCTATCAGAAGATGGCTAACTATCTTAGCATCAACCGTCGAACCAAAGTCATTAACGAAAAACTCAAACATTGCTGCGAGTTGACCGAACTCTTGTCCAGTCACCTCAACGACAAACACCACACTCGTCTTGAATGGATGATTATAATTCTCATCTTAGTTGAGGTGATATTCGAATGCATTCATTACGTGGAGAAGTATTACAGCCTCTGA